A single window of Chitinophaga sp. XS-30 DNA harbors:
- a CDS encoding ParA family protein, producing the protein MARIIAIANQKGGVGKTTSAINLASSLAVLEYKTLLVDADPQANSTTGLGFDLRNVQQSLYDCMVNDVQARDVVLESDTPNLKVLPSHIDLVGAELELINHPNRERVMKQVIDSIHADYDFVIVDCSPSLGLITVNALVASNSVIIPVQCEFFALEGLGKLLNTIKIVQSRLNTELEIEGILMTMYDGRLRLSNQVVDEVKQHFEESVFNTIIHRNTKLGEAPSFGKSVIMYDAMSTGAINYLNLAKEILQKHNFTKIKTEDKILAINDDQSE; encoded by the coding sequence ATGGCAAGAATTATCGCAATCGCCAATCAGAAAGGGGGCGTGGGCAAGACCACCAGCGCTATTAACCTGGCCAGCAGCCTGGCAGTACTGGAATACAAAACATTGCTCGTAGATGCTGACCCTCAGGCAAACAGCACCACCGGTCTCGGCTTTGACCTGCGCAATGTGCAGCAAAGCCTGTACGACTGTATGGTGAACGATGTACAGGCCCGGGACGTTGTGCTCGAGTCCGATACCCCCAACCTGAAAGTATTACCCTCACATATCGACCTGGTAGGGGCTGAACTGGAACTGATCAACCATCCCAACCGGGAAAGAGTGATGAAACAGGTGATCGACAGCATTCATGCCGATTATGATTTCGTGATCGTAGACTGCTCCCCCTCCCTGGGCCTGATCACGGTGAATGCGCTCGTGGCGTCCAATTCAGTGATCATTCCCGTGCAGTGCGAATTCTTTGCGCTGGAAGGTCTTGGTAAACTGCTCAATACCATCAAGATCGTACAAAGCAGGCTCAATACGGAGCTGGAGATCGAAGGCATTCTGATGACCATGTATGATGGCCGCCTCCGCCTCAGCAACCAGGTGGTGGATGAAGTGAAACAGCATTTCGAGGAAAGCGTATTCAACACCATCATCCACCGTAATACCAAACTGGGCGAAGCCCCCAGCTTCGGGAAGTCCGTGATCATGTACGATGCCATGAGCACCGGGGCCATCAACTATCTGAACCTGGCCAAGGAAATACTGCAAAAGCATAACTTTACGAAGATCAAAACAGAAGATAAAATCCTAGCAATAAACGATGACCAATCCGAGTAA
- a CDS encoding phosphoadenylyl-sulfate reductase: MNDLAGLIAQQQDIAAGIRILAEKFPGEVAFSTSFGQEDQVLADIIWRNALPVRVFTLDTGRLFQETYDLMDLTRARYKQPFEIYFPETAAVETLIREKGMNSFYDSVENRKECCYIRKVVPLERALQNTKVWITGLRAEQSENRHDMPALEWDEGRGLYKYNPLIHWTYEEMLAYLQQNNVPYNKLHDKGFVSIGCAPCTRAIEPGEHPRAGRWWWETSQKECGLHSS; the protein is encoded by the coding sequence ATGAACGACTTAGCAGGGCTCATTGCCCAACAGCAGGACATAGCGGCAGGAATACGCATACTGGCGGAAAAGTTTCCGGGGGAAGTGGCTTTTTCCACCTCATTTGGCCAGGAAGACCAGGTGCTTGCAGATATCATCTGGCGCAATGCATTGCCGGTAAGGGTATTCACACTGGATACCGGCCGTCTCTTCCAGGAAACGTATGATCTGATGGACCTCACCCGCGCGCGTTACAAACAGCCTTTCGAGATATATTTTCCGGAAACGGCTGCCGTGGAAACGCTCATCAGGGAGAAAGGCATGAACAGCTTCTACGATTCCGTGGAAAACCGCAAGGAGTGCTGCTATATCCGCAAGGTAGTGCCCCTGGAAAGGGCGCTGCAAAACACGAAAGTATGGATCACCGGCCTGCGTGCCGAACAAAGCGAGAACCGGCACGATATGCCGGCGCTGGAATGGGACGAAGGCCGGGGCCTGTATAAATACAACCCGCTGATACACTGGACGTACGAAGAAATGCTCGCTTATCTGCAGCAAAACAACGTGCCTTATAACAAGCTGCACGACAAAGGTTTTGTCAGCATAGGCTGCGCACCCTGTACACGCGCCATTGAACCGGGAGAACACCCACGCGCCGGACGCTGGTGGTGGGAAACTTCCCAAAAAGAGTGTGGTTTACATAGTAGTTGA
- a CDS encoding sulfate adenylyltransferase subunit 1, producing the protein MDVLRITTSGSVDDGKSTLIGRLLFDTKSITQDKMEALQAASKRKGLDFTDLSLLTDGLIAEREQGITIDVAHIYFSTPNRKYIIADTPGHFEYTRNMVTGASTAQVSLILIDARKGIVEQTYRHFFIACMLRIPHLVVCINKMDLVEYDEARFNQIVEDFQQLLKGSHYEHKEVKFIPISSLYGENVVTRTEKIGWYQSQPLLEYLESITFDPNDRQHPARFPVQYVIRPKTDQHHDFRGFAGKVASGSFHVGKEIVSLPNGQRSRIKSIEKFDTQLDAAHANESVVITLEDEIDISRGNLLVTPDNIPEGRKELHANICWMDQQKLTAGKTYLLQHGPTRIKAKVQQLHHVVEVTNNRIEEKQEMGLNDIGRITLKTAQPVFADAYPANPANGTFILVDEFSNATVAVGFVE; encoded by the coding sequence ATGGATGTTTTACGTATAACCACCTCCGGCAGTGTTGATGATGGCAAAAGCACCCTCATCGGGCGATTGCTGTTTGATACCAAATCCATTACGCAGGACAAGATGGAAGCGCTGCAGGCCGCCAGCAAACGCAAGGGGCTCGACTTCACCGACCTCTCCCTGCTGACGGACGGCCTCATTGCCGAACGCGAACAGGGCATCACCATTGATGTGGCGCACATCTACTTTTCCACACCCAACCGCAAATACATTATCGCAGATACGCCCGGCCACTTCGAATACACCCGTAACATGGTGACCGGCGCATCCACCGCACAGGTATCCCTCATCCTCATCGACGCCAGGAAAGGGATCGTGGAACAAACCTACCGTCACTTCTTCATCGCCTGCATGCTGCGCATTCCGCACCTGGTGGTATGTATCAATAAAATGGACCTGGTGGAATACGACGAAGCCCGTTTTAACCAGATCGTGGAGGACTTCCAGCAATTGCTGAAAGGCTCGCATTATGAGCACAAGGAAGTGAAATTCATTCCCATCTCCTCCCTTTATGGTGAAAATGTGGTGACCAGAACGGAGAAGATCGGCTGGTACCAATCGCAGCCGCTGCTGGAATACCTCGAGTCCATTACTTTTGACCCGAATGACCGCCAGCATCCCGCAAGATTCCCGGTGCAATACGTGATCCGCCCGAAAACGGACCAGCATCACGACTTCCGCGGATTCGCCGGCAAAGTGGCCAGCGGCAGCTTCCATGTGGGCAAAGAGATCGTTTCCCTCCCGAACGGCCAGCGCAGCAGGATCAAGAGCATAGAGAAATTCGACACACAGCTGGATGCCGCGCATGCCAATGAAAGCGTAGTGATCACACTGGAAGATGAAATTGATATCAGCAGGGGAAACCTGCTCGTAACGCCGGACAATATTCCGGAAGGCAGAAAAGAGCTGCATGCCAATATCTGCTGGATGGACCAGCAAAAGCTGACGGCCGGCAAAACCTACCTGCTGCAGCACGGCCCTACCCGCATCAAAGCCAAAGTGCAGCAGCTCCACCATGTAGTAGAGGTGACGAACAACCGGATAGAAGAAAAGCAGGAAATGGGGCTGAACGATATCGGCAGGATCACGTTAAAGACTGCCCAGCCGGTATTTGCCGATGCCTACCCCGCCAATCCCGCAAACGGCACCTTCATTCTCGTGGATGAATTCAGCAATGCTACCGTAGCGGTGGGGTTTGTAGAATAA
- a CDS encoding DUF5683 domain-containing protein: MKNKTGYALYILLCLLLLPALTSHAQDTTGTNRLIVDSLQRRNAAAARDTPPVTITADSLVLSYKDKHSPRKAAFYSAVLPGLGQVYNRQYWKVPLVYAALGISTGVFIWNMDNFTEFRNAYRVRVANASNPDYIDQYPQYSDANLKYLRDAYRQYVDYSVLVFVAAYALNIVDATVFGHLRQFDMSDDLSIRISPKVIDNRAIGIGINISLSPDRKNRKGLVFR; encoded by the coding sequence GTGAAAAATAAGACAGGGTACGCGCTTTACATCCTGTTGTGCCTGCTCTTGTTACCCGCCCTTACAAGCCATGCACAGGACACAACAGGCACTAACCGGCTGATCGTGGATTCCCTGCAACGCCGGAACGCAGCTGCCGCGCGCGATACCCCGCCAGTGACCATAACCGCGGATTCCCTGGTGCTCAGTTATAAAGACAAACACAGTCCCCGTAAAGCCGCATTTTACTCCGCCGTACTGCCCGGCCTCGGCCAGGTGTACAACCGCCAGTACTGGAAAGTGCCGCTGGTATATGCCGCACTCGGTATCAGCACCGGCGTTTTCATCTGGAATATGGACAATTTCACCGAATTCCGCAACGCCTACCGCGTAAGGGTCGCCAATGCCAGCAATCCGGATTATATCGATCAATATCCCCAGTACAGCGATGCAAACCTGAAATACCTGCGGGATGCATACCGGCAGTATGTGGACTATTCCGTGCTGGTTTTCGTGGCGGCTTATGCGCTGAATATTGTGGATGCCACCGTGTTCGGGCACCTCCGGCAGTTTGACATGAGCGATGATCTCAGCATCCGTATCTCACCGAAAGTAATAGACAACCGCGCCATCGGCATCGGCATCAATATATCCCTCTCACCTGACAGGAAAAACAGGAAGGGATTGGTTTTCAGATAG
- the cysD gene encoding sulfate adenylyltransferase subunit CysD, translating to MSSIQWQFPRALEDEAIYILRETAAQFERPAILFSGGKDSITLVRLAQKAFYPGKIPFPLLHVDTGHNFPETIEFRDWLVESLGLELIVRNVQDSINQGKAKEETGKYASRNALQTITLLDAIEELKFDACIGGARRDEEKARAKERIFSVRDEFGQWNAKIQRPELFDMLNGKINIGENVRVFPISNWTELDVWNYIREEELQIPSIYFSHEREIIERDGMYWPYSPFLNTSEDEVPFRSKVRFRTVGDMTCTAAVLSEADKLEDIITEILAAKISERGARIDDKRSEAAMEKRKQAGYF from the coding sequence ATGAGTAGTATTCAATGGCAATTTCCGCGGGCTTTGGAAGATGAGGCAATTTACATCCTCCGGGAAACAGCCGCCCAGTTCGAACGGCCGGCCATCCTCTTCTCAGGTGGCAAAGATTCTATTACCCTGGTACGCCTGGCCCAGAAAGCCTTTTACCCGGGGAAGATACCTTTTCCCCTGCTGCATGTGGACACCGGGCATAACTTCCCCGAAACCATCGAGTTCCGGGACTGGCTGGTGGAATCCCTCGGCCTTGAACTGATCGTACGCAATGTGCAGGACAGCATCAACCAGGGAAAAGCAAAAGAGGAGACCGGCAAATATGCCAGCCGCAACGCCCTGCAGACCATCACGCTGCTCGATGCCATTGAAGAACTGAAATTCGATGCCTGCATCGGCGGCGCCCGCCGCGATGAAGAAAAGGCCCGCGCCAAGGAAAGAATATTCTCCGTACGCGATGAATTCGGACAGTGGAACGCCAAGATACAACGCCCCGAGCTGTTCGACATGCTCAACGGCAAGATCAATATCGGTGAGAACGTGAGGGTATTCCCCATCTCCAACTGGACGGAGCTGGATGTATGGAATTATATCCGCGAAGAAGAACTGCAGATACCTTCCATCTATTTCTCCCATGAACGGGAGATCATTGAAAGGGACGGCATGTACTGGCCTTATTCCCCCTTCCTCAACACCTCTGAAGACGAAGTGCCCTTCCGCAGCAAAGTGCGTTTCCGCACCGTTGGCGATATGACCTGTACCGCCGCCGTACTTTCGGAAGCGGACAAGCTGGAAGACATCATCACCGAAATACTCGCGGCAAAGATCTCCGAAAGAGGCGCCCGCATTGACGACAAACGCTCGGAAGCTGCCATGGAAAAGCGCAAGCAGGCAGGATATTTTTAA
- a CDS encoding Rrf2 family transcriptional regulator, producing MLSKKTQYAFHALIYLAENVDKGPILISEIANEKKISIKFLENILLELKNAGILGSKKGKGGGYYLLRAPKEIALARIIRLLDGAIALLPCVSLNYYERCENCKDEAICGLHEVMSKVRDATLKLLENKSLKDILTRER from the coding sequence ATGCTGTCAAAAAAAACACAATATGCGTTCCACGCATTGATATATCTGGCCGAGAATGTTGACAAAGGACCTATATTGATCTCGGAAATAGCGAACGAAAAGAAAATTTCGATCAAGTTTCTGGAGAATATCCTGCTGGAACTGAAAAATGCCGGTATCCTGGGCAGCAAAAAGGGGAAAGGCGGCGGCTATTACCTGTTGCGCGCACCAAAAGAGATCGCGCTGGCACGGATCATCCGCCTGCTCGATGGCGCCATCGCCCTCCTGCCCTGCGTCAGCCTCAACTATTACGAGCGCTGCGAGAACTGCAAGGATGAAGCCATCTGCGGCTTGCACGAAGTGATGAGCAAAGTCAGGGATGCTACGCTCAAACTGCTGGAAAACAAATCATTAAAAGATATCCTCACCAGGGAACGATAA
- the dapB gene encoding 4-hydroxy-tetrahydrodipicolinate reductase: protein MKIALIGYGKMGKAIEAIAQSRGHEIVHRIDINSSHLLEKEHLSQADVAIEFTTPETAFSNILKCFDANVPLVCGTTGWLEKLPEVKAICLEKHQAFLYASNFSIGVNIFFELNRRLAELMAPQKAYNASMEEIHHTQKKDAPSGTAITLAEQILEKLPAKTGWVNTETKDPGMLGIVSKREDPAPGTHTIHYSSSIDDITITHTAHSREGFAAGAVTAAEWLKGKKGIFTMKDVLSL from the coding sequence ATGAAAATAGCATTAATCGGATACGGCAAAATGGGAAAGGCGATAGAAGCCATAGCCCAAAGCCGCGGACACGAGATCGTTCACCGGATAGACATCAACAGCAGCCATCTGCTGGAAAAAGAACACCTGTCACAGGCCGATGTGGCCATTGAATTTACCACGCCGGAAACGGCTTTTTCCAACATACTGAAGTGTTTCGATGCCAATGTGCCTTTAGTATGCGGCACCACAGGCTGGCTGGAAAAACTGCCGGAAGTGAAGGCCATATGCCTTGAAAAGCACCAGGCCTTCCTCTACGCCAGCAATTTCAGCATCGGTGTGAACATCTTTTTTGAGCTGAACCGCCGCCTGGCCGAGCTGATGGCCCCCCAGAAAGCCTATAACGCGAGCATGGAGGAGATCCATCATACCCAGAAGAAAGACGCGCCCAGCGGCACCGCCATCACCCTGGCAGAGCAGATCCTGGAAAAGCTGCCGGCCAAAACCGGCTGGGTGAACACGGAAACAAAGGACCCCGGCATGCTGGGCATCGTGTCCAAACGGGAAGATCCCGCACCCGGCACCCATACCATCCACTACAGCTCATCTATCGACGATATCACCATCACCCATACCGCTCACTCCCGCGAAGGTTTCGCCGCAGGCGCCGTAACCGCAGCAGAGTGGCTCAAAGGCAAAAAAGGCATCTTTACCATGAAAGATGTACTGAGCCTGTAG
- a CDS encoding metal-dependent hydrolase: protein MKFTYYGHSSFAVEIKGKKIVFDPFITHNELARAIDVDRIEADYIFVSHGHQDHVGDLVALAQRTGAKVVGAFELTEWVSKQGISNVHPMNTGGKWAFDFGTVKCVVAHHSSGLPDGSYGGNPLGFIFTTENGNFYYSGDTALTFDMELVPRWAKLDFAILPIGDNFTMGVEDAIIAAEFIQCSRIVGVHYDTFGFIKIDKEDAIRKFEAAGLNLLLPAIGESIEI from the coding sequence ATGAAATTCACCTATTACGGCCATTCCAGCTTCGCAGTGGAGATCAAGGGTAAAAAAATCGTTTTTGACCCATTCATAACCCACAACGAACTGGCCCGTGCGATAGATGTAGATCGTATTGAGGCTGATTATATTTTTGTATCCCACGGGCATCAGGACCATGTGGGGGATCTGGTAGCGCTGGCGCAGCGTACCGGTGCGAAAGTGGTTGGTGCATTTGAGTTGACGGAATGGGTATCCAAACAGGGCATTTCCAATGTACACCCCATGAACACCGGGGGGAAATGGGCTTTTGATTTCGGAACGGTAAAATGTGTGGTGGCACACCATTCCAGCGGACTGCCGGATGGCAGCTACGGCGGCAATCCCCTGGGGTTCATATTCACAACGGAGAACGGGAATTTCTATTATAGCGGCGACACGGCACTGACATTCGATATGGAGCTGGTGCCGCGCTGGGCGAAGCTGGACTTTGCCATTTTGCCGATCGGGGATAACTTTACCATGGGGGTGGAAGACGCCATTATAGCAGCGGAATTTATTCAATGCAGCCGGATCGTAGGCGTACATTACGATACCTTCGGCTTTATCAAGATAGATAAAGAAGATGCCATCCGCAAGTTCGAGGCAGCCGGTCTGAACCTGCTGCTCCCTGCCATCGGGGAAAGCATCGAAATTTGA
- a CDS encoding metallophosphoesterase, which yields MRSTSFLLFFAILLVLIDIYVFVAVRTLMQHASPRWKIPVFSLYWLVSVLMVLSLLFFRRLPGENFMAFRSYFMAVALGIFFAKVVVVLFMLADDGRRAVMWIVEKFRSAPAVAAAVVEGNKEVEGITRSQFLMKSGLLAGGTVLGTLLYGFSNKYNYHVRKLRLHYPNLPESFRGMKLVQISDIHSGSFANKTAVMRGVELIRAQKPDLVVFTGDLVNDRAREMEDYIEVFNKIDAPMGVYSTLGNHDYGDYYNWPDYDENRHSPLKVENLERLKDIHREMGWRLLMNENVTLERNNEKIALIGVENWSQNPRFPRKGDLAAAHAGTAGIPFKILLSHDPTHWDGQVRSAYPDIDLMLAGHTHGMQFGVEIPFFKWSPAQYIYKQWAGLYEAGAQKLYVNRGYGFLGYPGRVGIMPEITVIELA from the coding sequence ATGAGATCTACATCCTTTCTTCTCTTCTTTGCTATCCTGCTGGTCCTGATAGATATCTATGTTTTTGTAGCCGTCCGTACCCTCATGCAGCACGCATCCCCGCGCTGGAAAATACCGGTATTCAGCCTGTACTGGCTGGTATCCGTCCTGATGGTATTGTCACTACTGTTCTTCCGGCGTTTGCCCGGCGAGAATTTCATGGCTTTCCGGAGTTATTTCATGGCGGTGGCGCTGGGCATCTTTTTCGCGAAGGTGGTAGTAGTGCTCTTCATGCTGGCGGATGACGGCCGCAGGGCGGTGATGTGGATCGTGGAAAAGTTCCGCTCTGCTCCGGCAGTGGCCGCGGCGGTGGTGGAAGGCAACAAGGAGGTGGAAGGGATCACCCGCTCCCAGTTCCTGATGAAGTCCGGCCTGCTGGCCGGCGGCACGGTGTTGGGGACGCTGCTTTACGGGTTCTCCAACAAATATAATTATCATGTCCGCAAACTGCGCCTCCATTATCCCAATCTTCCGGAGTCTTTCCGGGGTATGAAGCTGGTGCAGATATCAGATATCCATTCCGGCAGTTTTGCCAACAAGACCGCCGTGATGCGCGGCGTGGAACTGATCCGTGCGCAGAAACCGGACCTGGTGGTATTCACGGGCGATCTGGTGAACGACCGGGCCAGGGAAATGGAGGATTATATCGAGGTATTTAACAAGATCGATGCCCCCATGGGCGTTTATTCCACATTGGGCAATCACGACTATGGCGATTATTACAACTGGCCGGATTATGATGAGAACCGCCACAGTCCGCTTAAAGTAGAGAACCTGGAACGGCTCAAGGACATTCACCGGGAAATGGGCTGGCGCCTGCTGATGAATGAAAATGTGACCCTGGAACGTAATAACGAGAAAATTGCCCTCATCGGCGTGGAGAACTGGAGCCAGAACCCCCGTTTCCCGCGGAAAGGAGACCTGGCGGCGGCGCATGCAGGTACTGCCGGCATCCCCTTCAAAATACTGCTGTCCCACGATCCCACGCATTGGGACGGGCAGGTGCGCAGCGCTTACCCGGATATCGATCTGATGCTGGCCGGCCATACGCACGGTATGCAATTCGGTGTGGAAATTCCTTTCTTCAAATGGAGCCCGGCCCAGTACATCTACAAGCAATGGGCAGGCCTTTACGAAGCCGGTGCGCAGAAGCTGTATGTCAACCGGGGCTATGGTTTCCTCGGTTACCCGGGCCGCGTTGGCATCATGCCGGAGATCACCGTGATAGAACTGGCATAG
- a CDS encoding ParB/RepB/Spo0J family partition protein, producing the protein MTNPSKKEALGKGIRSLLQNIDTDLKQTTSALGEQVVAQATGIERIPLDLITINPKQPRRDFDEQALQELSQSIKLHDIIQPVTVSRLGKKYQLIAGERRFRASKMAGLKDIPAYVRQANDQELLELALLENLQRENLNAIEIGLSYKRLMEEVSLTQEQVAERMGKERSTVTNYIRLLKLPPDIQVAVRNAKLSMGHARTLIAVENVEKQLYIFGEIMKNGLSVRQTEELVRKVNHIEKGNVKKPVKSSLPPAYQKIQDNLSTHFSTKVHLDRSKNGKGSINIEFYSDEELDSILEKLSLYGEK; encoded by the coding sequence ATGACCAATCCGAGTAAGAAAGAAGCGTTGGGGAAAGGGATCCGCTCGCTGTTACAGAACATCGATACAGACCTGAAGCAGACTACCAGCGCACTGGGCGAACAGGTGGTGGCGCAGGCTACCGGTATTGAGCGAATCCCGCTGGACCTGATAACGATCAATCCCAAGCAGCCGCGCCGGGATTTTGATGAACAGGCTTTACAGGAACTGAGTCAATCCATCAAACTGCACGATATCATTCAACCGGTAACCGTTTCGCGCCTCGGCAAAAAATACCAGCTGATCGCCGGTGAACGCCGTTTCCGCGCCAGCAAAATGGCCGGTTTAAAGGATATTCCCGCATATGTGAGGCAGGCTAACGACCAGGAATTGCTGGAGCTGGCCCTGCTGGAGAACCTGCAAAGGGAAAACCTGAATGCCATAGAGATCGGCCTGAGCTACAAACGCCTGATGGAAGAGGTCAGCCTCACCCAGGAACAGGTAGCCGAGCGCATGGGCAAAGAACGCAGCACCGTTACCAACTACATCCGCCTGCTGAAACTGCCGCCGGACATCCAGGTGGCCGTACGCAACGCCAAGCTGAGCATGGGCCATGCCCGTACCCTCATTGCCGTGGAGAATGTCGAGAAACAGCTTTATATCTTCGGCGAGATCATGAAAAACGGCCTTTCCGTACGCCAGACCGAAGAACTGGTCAGGAAAGTGAACCATATTGAGAAAGGGAACGTCAAGAAACCGGTAAAAAGCTCACTCCCCCCGGCTTACCAGAAAATTCAGGACAACCTGTCCACCCACTTTTCCACAAAAGTGCATCTGGACAGGAGCAAGAACGGGAAAGGCAGCATCAATATCGAGTTTTACTCCGATGAGGAGCTGGACAGTATCCTGGAAAAATTATCATTATACGGTGAAAAATAA
- a CDS encoding NAD-dependent epimerase/dehydratase family protein, producing MKKDKILVIGACGQIGVELTLALRKMYGDNNVVASDLREEHDLLKGSGPYVSLDVMNKEMLHVLVIRHNITQVYLLAAILSATGEKNPLLAWHINMQSLLNVMDIAKEEGLDKVYWPSSIAVFGPDSPKESTPQHTIIEPTTIYGISKFAGERWCEYYNHRYGVDVRSLRYPGLISYKSAPGGGTTDYAVEIYHDALDEGNYKCFLTEDTYLPMMYMPDAIRATIELMEADNAKISVRSGYNLSGMSFSPKEIAAAIHKRLPDFTISYEPDYRQQIADGWPKSIDDSLAAKDWGWKPEFDLEKMTDDMLKNLKQQKGMQ from the coding sequence ATGAAGAAAGACAAGATATTGGTCATCGGCGCCTGCGGGCAGATAGGGGTGGAGCTTACGCTTGCCCTGCGAAAGATGTATGGCGACAATAATGTGGTGGCTTCCGATCTGCGTGAGGAGCACGACCTGCTCAAGGGCAGCGGCCCCTACGTTTCGCTGGACGTGATGAACAAGGAAATGCTGCATGTGCTGGTGATCCGTCACAATATTACCCAGGTGTACCTGCTGGCTGCCATTCTTTCCGCTACCGGCGAAAAGAACCCGCTGCTGGCCTGGCATATCAATATGCAGAGCCTGCTCAACGTTATGGATATTGCCAAGGAAGAGGGGCTGGACAAGGTGTACTGGCCCAGTTCCATCGCCGTATTCGGCCCGGATTCCCCGAAAGAATCCACTCCCCAGCACACGATTATCGAACCAACGACCATTTATGGCATCAGCAAATTTGCCGGAGAGCGCTGGTGCGAATACTATAATCACCGTTATGGCGTAGATGTGCGCAGCCTCCGCTATCCCGGCCTGATCAGCTATAAATCCGCCCCGGGCGGCGGTACAACGGACTATGCCGTAGAGATCTATCACGATGCGCTGGATGAAGGCAATTACAAGTGTTTCCTGACAGAAGACACCTATCTGCCCATGATGTACATGCCCGATGCCATCCGCGCTACCATTGAACTGATGGAGGCGGACAATGCAAAGATCAGCGTACGTTCAGGCTACAACCTTTCCGGTATGAGCTTTTCCCCGAAGGAAATTGCCGCAGCCATTCACAAACGCCTGCCTGATTTTACCATCAGCTATGAACCGGATTACCGCCAGCAGATCGCGGACGGCTGGCCCAAGAGCATTGACGACAGCCTGGCTGCGAAAGACTGGGGCTGGAAGCCGGAGTTCGACCTGGAGAAGATGACGGACGATATGCTGAAGAACCTGAAACAACAGAAGGGAATGCAGTAA
- the kdsA gene encoding 3-deoxy-8-phosphooctulonate synthase: protein MKTLKALFKEQYNPENFFLIAGPCVIEDEDLVMGIAEKVSAICKRLNIPYVFKASYRKANRTSINSFTGIGDVEGLDLLQKVGQQFNLPVTSDIHSAAEAAMAAAFVDVLQIPAFLCRQTDILLAAADTGKFVNVKKGQFVSGEAMKFAVEKIEQAGNKHIMLTERGTTFGYQDLVVDYRNIPIMKGHGVPVVMDCTHSLQQPNQTSGVTGGNPKMIGTIAKAAIATGADGLFIETHPEPSKAKSDGANMLRLDLLEPLLEELVRIREAVHVKSPAL, encoded by the coding sequence ATGAAAACATTAAAAGCACTGTTCAAAGAACAATATAATCCTGAAAACTTCTTCCTGATAGCCGGACCTTGTGTAATAGAAGATGAAGACCTGGTAATGGGTATAGCTGAAAAAGTGTCCGCTATCTGCAAACGCCTCAATATCCCTTACGTGTTCAAGGCCTCCTATCGCAAGGCAAACCGTACCAGCATCAATTCCTTTACCGGGATAGGTGATGTTGAAGGGCTGGACCTCCTGCAAAAGGTGGGCCAGCAGTTCAATCTGCCGGTGACTTCCGATATTCACTCCGCCGCTGAAGCTGCCATGGCCGCAGCTTTTGTAGACGTATTGCAGATCCCCGCATTCCTCTGCCGCCAGACGGATATTCTGCTGGCCGCCGCCGATACCGGCAAATTCGTGAATGTAAAAAAAGGGCAATTCGTCAGCGGTGAGGCCATGAAATTTGCCGTGGAGAAGATCGAACAGGCGGGCAACAAACATATCATGCTCACGGAAAGAGGCACTACTTTCGGGTATCAGGACCTGGTGGTGGATTACCGCAACATCCCCATCATGAAAGGGCATGGTGTACCCGTGGTCATGGACTGTACACATTCCCTTCAGCAACCTAACCAGACCAGCGGCGTTACCGGCGGCAATCCCAAAATGATCGGCACCATTGCAAAGGCAGCGATCGCAACCGGGGCAGACGGTCTTTTCATCGAAACGCATCCTGAACCCTCCAAAGCCAAATCAGACGGGGCCAACATGCTCCGGCTGGATCTGCTGGAGCCTTTACTGGAAGAGCTGGTACGCATCCGGGAAGCGGTGCATGTGAAGAGCCCCGCGCTTTAG